CGCTCCTGCGCCGGCGCCTGCGGGGCCCGCTGTACGCGGTGGGCTTCTCCCTGGGCGCCAACGTGCTCTGCCGGCTGCTGGAGGAGACGGGCGCGGAGGCTCCCGTGGAGGCCGCGGCGGCCGTGAGCGCGCCGTACGCGCTGGATGCATGCTGCCGCAAGATCGACGGCCCGGGCCCGTTCCAGCGCCTCTACCGGGAGCGCTTCCTGCGCACGCTCAAGCACAAGGCCCGCGAGAAGCTGCGGCGCTTTCCCGGCGCGTTCGACCGCAAGGCCATGGAGGCCGCGCACTCCATCCGCGCCTTCGATGATGCCGTCACCGCGCCCCTGCATGGCTTCCGGGACGCGGCCCACTACTACGCCGAGGCCTCGTCCGGGCCCCGGCTTCAGGCCATCCAGCGGCCCACCCTGCTGCTGAGCGCCAGCGATGACCCCATGCTGGAAACGCCCGTCATCCCGCCCGGCGCCGCGGCCAACCCGCTGCTGAGCATCGTGTTGACGGAGCACGGGGGCCACGTGGGCTTCGTCTCGGGCCACTGGCGCGCCCCGCGCTTCTGGGGC
Above is a window of Stigmatella erecta DNA encoding:
- a CDS encoding hydrolase, which encodes MRFQPTEAFAPAPWLASPHAQTIYASLVRPTRGPPLRRERHELSDGDFVDLDILDAPEGAPHVLVLHGLEGSSASGYVAAVLRGAASRGWGATALNFRSCSGEPNRLARSYHSGEIGDALEVMALLRRRLRGPLYAVGFSLGANVLCRLLEETGAEAPVEAAAAVSAPYALDACCRKIDGPGPFQRLYRERFLRTLKHKAREKLRRFPGAFDRKAMEAAHSIRAFDDAVTAPLHGFRDAAHYYAEASSGPRLQAIQRPTLLLSASDDPMLETPVIPPGAAANPLLSIVLTEHGGHVGFVSGHWRAPRFWGDAQVLEFLGTFAARQAHPK